The following are from one region of the Desulfonatronum thioautotrophicum genome:
- a CDS encoding TVP38/TMEM64 family protein has product MTESIIELLRQYGMYAALVSIGLNILVTIIGVFPTFFITAANIALFGFWMGAFISFLGESLGAITAFLLYRAGFRSSAQAALTDYPQAQTLVNAQGREAFQLIFLLRMLPFAPAIVATLGAAVGKVSLGLFAAASTLGKVPALLMEAYAVYEVTRFQLTGKIIIMVLAVWLAYDVYVRLQRKRTCSKK; this is encoded by the coding sequence ATGACCGAAAGCATCATCGAACTGCTGCGGCAATACGGCATGTATGCCGCGCTGGTCAGCATCGGCCTGAACATCCTGGTCACCATCATCGGGGTATTCCCGACGTTTTTCATTACCGCGGCAAACATCGCCCTCTTCGGTTTCTGGATGGGCGCGTTCATCTCCTTCCTGGGCGAATCCCTGGGAGCGATCACAGCATTCCTGCTTTACCGCGCCGGATTTCGCTCATCGGCCCAGGCTGCGCTTACCGACTATCCCCAGGCCCAAACCCTGGTCAACGCGCAGGGCCGCGAGGCCTTTCAACTGATCTTCCTGCTTCGGATGCTGCCCTTTGCTCCGGCCATTGTCGCCACTCTGGGCGCGGCCGTGGGCAAGGTTTCCCTGGGCCTATTCGCCGCGGCCTCCACCCTGGGCAAGGTTCCGGCGCTGCTCATGGAGGCCTATGCGGTTTATGAAGTGACCCGGTTCCAGCTTACCGGCAAGATCATCATTATGGTTTTGGCCGTATGGCTGGCCTATGATGTTTATGTAAGATTACAAAGAAAAAGAACTTGTTCGAAAAAATAA
- a CDS encoding fumarate reductase iron-sulfur subunit, with amino-acid sequence MARNLTFSIFRYNPQDPTSTPHTDTFVLDETNHMTLFIALNRIREEQDPGLQFDFCCRAGICGACAMVVNGRPGLACHTKTKDLPDNITLMPLPFFTLVGDLSVDTGTWFRNMAQRVRSWVHTDKEFDPRALEERMDNALAEEIYELERCIECGCCVAACGTAIMRPDFLGAAGLNRLARFVLDPRDKRTEQDYFEIVGNDQGIFGCMGLLACEDVCPKHLPLQDQLGMLRWKMGWAGIMNLLPWKRT; translated from the coding sequence ATGGCCAGGAACCTGACCTTCTCCATTTTTCGCTACAATCCCCAGGACCCGACCTCCACGCCGCATACGGATACCTTCGTCCTGGACGAAACCAACCACATGACCCTGTTCATCGCCCTGAACAGAATCCGCGAAGAGCAGGATCCCGGCCTGCAATTCGATTTCTGTTGCCGCGCCGGGATCTGCGGGGCCTGCGCCATGGTCGTCAACGGTCGTCCCGGTCTGGCCTGCCACACCAAGACCAAGGATCTCCCGGACAATATCACCTTGATGCCCCTGCCCTTCTTCACCCTGGTGGGCGACCTGTCCGTGGATACGGGCACCTGGTTTCGGAACATGGCCCAACGGGTTCGCTCCTGGGTACATACGGACAAGGAGTTCGACCCCAGGGCTCTGGAAGAACGCATGGACAACGCGTTGGCCGAGGAGATCTACGAACTGGAGCGCTGTATTGAATGCGGTTGCTGCGTGGCCGCCTGCGGAACCGCAATCATGCGTCCTGATTTTCTGGGTGCCGCCGGGTTGAACCGCTTGGCCCGCTTTGTCCTGGACCCCCGGGACAAGCGCACGGAGCAGGACTATTTCGAGATCGTGGGTAACGACCAGGGTATCTTTGGTTGCATGGGCCTGTTGGCCTGCGAAGACGTCTGCCCCAAACACCTGCCGTTGCAGGACCAGCTGGGCATGCTGCGCTGGAAAATGGGCTGGGCCGGCATCATGAATCTGTTGCCGTGGAAAAGAACATAA
- a CDS encoding fumarate hydratase, with amino-acid sequence MRTVKSSEITDRIAEMVVRANRILPRDVLQAISRAKTAEPSDAGREILGQLEDNAALARESGLPLCQDTGMAVFFVELGEQCRVDGASLHDAVTEGMIRGYRDGLLRKSMCHPLTRKNTGDNTPAVIHVDLVPGDGLKISFMAKGGGSENMSRVTMLSPAQGWRGIKEFVLGRVAEAGPNPCPPTMLGIGIGGSFELAPKLAKQALLRPLDQPHPDPEIARMEQELLEEINTLGIGPMGLGGDTTCLGVRINMAPCHIASLPLAVNVQCHSARHEEVLL; translated from the coding sequence ATGCGTACCGTCAAATCATCCGAGATCACGGACCGGATCGCGGAAATGGTGGTTCGGGCCAACCGCATCCTGCCGCGGGATGTCTTGCAGGCCATCAGCCGCGCCAAGACGGCTGAGCCCTCGGATGCCGGCCGGGAAATCCTGGGGCAACTGGAGGACAACGCGGCCTTGGCCCGCGAGAGTGGCCTGCCGCTGTGTCAGGATACAGGCATGGCCGTCTTTTTCGTGGAACTGGGCGAGCAGTGCCGGGTGGATGGCGCAAGCCTGCACGACGCTGTCACCGAAGGCATGATCCGCGGTTACCGAGATGGTTTGTTGCGAAAATCCATGTGCCACCCCCTGACCCGCAAAAACACCGGGGACAATACACCCGCGGTCATCCATGTTGACCTGGTTCCTGGGGACGGTCTGAAAATTTCCTTCATGGCCAAAGGCGGCGGCAGCGAAAACATGTCCCGGGTCACCATGCTCTCACCGGCTCAGGGCTGGAGGGGCATCAAGGAGTTTGTCCTGGGCCGGGTGGCCGAGGCCGGACCCAACCCCTGCCCACCGACCATGCTGGGTATCGGCATCGGCGGCTCCTTTGAGCTGGCCCCCAAGCTGGCCAAACAGGCCCTACTGCGTCCCCTGGACCAGCCCCACCCCGATCCGGAGATTGCCCGGATGGAACAGGAGCTTCTGGAGGAAATCAACACTCTGGGCATCGGGCCCATGGGCCTGGGCGGGGATACCACCTGCCTCGGGGTGCGCATCAACATGGCTCCCTGCCACATCGCCAGCCTGCCCCTGGCAGTAAACGTCCAGTGTCATTCCGCACGCCACGAGGAGGTGCTGCTGTGA
- a CDS encoding tetratricopeptide repeat protein — protein sequence MSTELIKARSALAGIGTLLKQEKVLPAVLALHDALGLIIRTPLIKSERSEFERSLENAVFRLNGDANLRKIYPILLKYTPGEETELQAMLRELLGELQENAVQDARRLLAEREQRKQEGLAKGRQLILSGRYDPAAQFFDKMLKYFHDDQELKVDIGELFLEAEQFDRAFEYLVDSMRNSPESVHLLNRIGMGLRKLGKCSEAEKCFQQALKLSADDERLFFNLGRVYVDCADWDKAAEAASQALTLNPNLEQAQKMRDFALRKKKH from the coding sequence ATGTCCACGGAATTGATCAAGGCCCGCTCCGCGTTAGCCGGCATCGGCACCCTGCTCAAGCAGGAGAAAGTGCTGCCGGCTGTTTTGGCGTTGCACGACGCACTGGGCCTGATTATCCGGACACCACTGATCAAGAGCGAACGATCCGAGTTCGAACGGTCGCTGGAAAATGCCGTTTTCCGGCTCAATGGCGACGCCAATCTGCGGAAAATCTATCCAATTCTGCTCAAGTACACTCCCGGCGAGGAAACCGAACTCCAGGCCATGCTCCGGGAGCTGCTGGGCGAATTGCAGGAAAACGCGGTTCAGGACGCCAGGAGACTCTTGGCTGAACGGGAACAACGCAAGCAGGAGGGGTTGGCCAAAGGCCGGCAACTGATCCTGTCAGGCCGGTACGACCCGGCAGCCCAGTTTTTCGACAAGATGCTCAAATATTTTCATGACGATCAGGAGCTGAAAGTCGATATCGGCGAGCTGTTCCTTGAGGCCGAGCAGTTTGATCGGGCCTTCGAGTACCTGGTTGACTCCATGCGGAACAGCCCGGAATCCGTTCATTTGTTGAACCGGATCGGAATGGGGCTGCGCAAGTTGGGCAAATGTTCGGAAGCGGAGAAGTGTTTTCAACAAGCCTTGAAGCTCTCCGCCGACGATGAGCGGCTCTTTTTCAACCTGGGCCGCGTGTATGTGGACTGCGCGGATTGGGACAAGGCCGCCGAAGCTGCCTCCCAGGCCCTGACACTCAATCCAAACCTCGAGCAGGCCCAGAAAATGCGCGATTTTGCCTTACGTAAAAAAAAGCACTGA
- the kdsB gene encoding 3-deoxy-manno-octulosonate cytidylyltransferase → MNAVSPTLPRCHGIIPARFASTRFPGKPLADILGKPMIWHVFQRARACPELCGVTLATDDERILETARKLGISATMTRDDHPSGTDRILETAERLGVAEDDVVVNIQGDEPALHPELLTLLLSPFTDPAIQVSTLARPLASQEAQSPDMVKVVIDSQGNALYFSRALIPHPREGEGDFLGHIGLYAFRMRTLRAFVALGPGKLEQIEKLEQLRLLEAGIPIRVLRTELCTHGVDRPEDIPRVCALLREYGS, encoded by the coding sequence ATGAACGCTGTTTCCCCCACCCTGCCCCGGTGCCATGGCATCATCCCGGCCCGGTTCGCGTCCACCCGATTTCCGGGGAAGCCGCTGGCGGACATCCTCGGCAAGCCAATGATCTGGCATGTCTTCCAACGGGCACGAGCCTGTCCGGAACTCTGTGGTGTGACCCTGGCTACGGACGACGAGCGGATTCTCGAAACGGCAAGAAAGCTGGGCATCTCGGCTACCATGACCCGCGACGACCACCCCAGTGGCACTGACCGGATTCTGGAGACCGCTGAACGATTAGGTGTCGCTGAGGACGACGTTGTCGTCAATATTCAAGGCGACGAACCCGCCTTGCATCCGGAACTGCTGACCCTACTCCTCAGCCCCTTTACCGATCCCGCAATCCAAGTGAGCACGCTGGCCAGGCCGCTTGCTTCCCAGGAAGCCCAAAGCCCGGATATGGTCAAGGTCGTCATCGACAGCCAAGGCAATGCGCTCTACTTCTCCCGTGCTCTTATTCCCCATCCCAGGGAAGGAGAAGGGGATTTTCTGGGCCATATCGGGTTGTACGCATTTCGGATGCGCACCTTGCGCGCCTTTGTCGCACTGGGCCCCGGCAAACTGGAACAAATTGAAAAACTGGAACAGCTGCGGCTTCTGGAAGCAGGTATTCCCATCCGCGTTCTGCGCACGGAGCTTTGCACCCACGGCGTGGATCGCCCCGAGGACATCCCCCGGGTCTGTGCTCTGCTGCGGGAATACGGTTCCTGA
- a CDS encoding fumarate reductase: MSKSLSIDTAVFVPSPSRSSAYFDWLQMLTGAALILFMWAHMILVASVIIGPGVMNAIAHFFEATYMAQVGGPLIGLIFLLHFILAARKIPFRAEQQSRIWKHSRMLAHKDTWLWLVQVITAMLILIMGAIHMWVVLTDLPITAEKSAARIQGGFWMGFYLFLLPLVELHVGVGLYRIAVKWGFVGRDKRPKMQRFEYAITAVFIFIGLMALLRFYFLAI; the protein is encoded by the coding sequence ATGTCTAAATCCTTATCCATTGACACGGCCGTCTTCGTTCCAAGCCCCTCACGTTCCTCGGCATACTTTGACTGGCTGCAGATGCTCACCGGCGCTGCCTTGATCCTGTTCATGTGGGCGCACATGATCCTGGTGGCCAGCGTCATCATCGGCCCGGGGGTGATGAACGCCATTGCCCATTTTTTTGAGGCCACCTACATGGCCCAGGTCGGCGGACCGTTGATCGGTCTGATTTTCCTGCTGCATTTCATCCTGGCCGCCCGCAAGATTCCCTTCCGGGCGGAACAGCAATCCAGGATATGGAAACATTCGCGGATGCTGGCGCACAAGGATACCTGGCTCTGGCTCGTACAGGTGATCACAGCCATGCTCATTCTGATCATGGGGGCCATCCACATGTGGGTTGTGCTCACGGACCTGCCCATTACCGCGGAGAAAAGCGCGGCCCGCATCCAGGGCGGCTTTTGGATGGGTTTTTATCTGTTTTTGCTGCCCCTGGTAGAACTGCATGTGGGCGTCGGCCTGTACCGCATCGCCGTGAAATGGGGGTTCGTGGGTCGAGACAAGAGGCCGAAAATGCAGCGATTCGAATACGCCATCACCGCGGTGTTCATCTTCATCGGCCTTATGGCCCTACTTCGCTTCTATTTCCTCGCAATATAG
- the carA gene encoding glutamine-hydrolyzing carbamoyl-phosphate synthase small subunit, whose product MRALLALEDGTCFTGRSFTGEGEAGGEVIFNTGMTGYQEVLTDPSYIGQMVCMTYPLMGNYGVNLEDVESDRVQVEAMIVKECCKQPSNWQATQSLPDYLRDAGVIGLEGIDTRALTRHLRIHGAKRGIISTRNVPARELVEQAQALPSMEGANLVQRVSVPGPYVWDGARPKPVNLEGDFSWTGQGYRVVVFDYGIKWSILRILQEKGLDLLMVPSTFTAEQVLALQPDAVFLGNGPGDPAAVTETIQTVTELSEVLPMAGICLGQQIMGLALGGATYKLKFGHHGLNHPVKELATGRVEISSQNHGFCVDFGQADFYEPTHINLNDNTLEGFRHKTKPLMAVQHHPEAGPGPHDCRSFFDRFVSMLDDEVGKR is encoded by the coding sequence ATGCGCGCATTATTGGCTCTGGAGGACGGAACGTGTTTCACTGGCCGCTCCTTCACTGGCGAGGGTGAGGCCGGCGGCGAGGTTATCTTCAACACCGGCATGACCGGATACCAGGAGGTCCTCACCGACCCTTCCTACATCGGCCAGATGGTCTGCATGACCTATCCGCTGATGGGCAATTACGGGGTCAACCTGGAAGACGTGGAATCCGACCGGGTGCAGGTGGAGGCTATGATCGTCAAGGAATGCTGCAAACAGCCTTCCAACTGGCAGGCAACCCAATCCCTACCGGATTATCTGCGCGATGCCGGGGTTATTGGCCTGGAAGGCATCGATACCCGTGCCCTGACCCGACACCTGCGCATTCACGGAGCCAAGCGGGGCATCATTTCCACCCGCAATGTGCCGGCACGGGAACTGGTGGAACAGGCCCAAGCCCTGCCGTCCATGGAAGGGGCGAATCTTGTCCAGCGCGTTAGCGTTCCTGGCCCGTATGTTTGGGACGGAGCACGGCCCAAGCCCGTGAATCTGGAAGGTGACTTTTCCTGGACCGGCCAAGGATACCGGGTCGTGGTTTTCGATTACGGGATCAAATGGAGTATCCTGCGCATTCTCCAGGAAAAGGGCCTGGACCTGCTGATGGTCCCGTCCACATTTACGGCTGAGCAGGTTCTTGCCCTGCAACCGGATGCGGTGTTTCTGGGCAACGGCCCCGGTGACCCCGCCGCGGTGACGGAAACAATCCAGACCGTCACCGAGCTGTCGGAGGTTTTGCCCATGGCCGGAATCTGTCTGGGACAACAAATCATGGGCTTGGCCCTGGGCGGGGCCACCTACAAATTGAAGTTCGGCCACCACGGCCTGAACCACCCGGTCAAGGAACTCGCCACCGGACGGGTGGAGATTTCTTCGCAAAACCATGGGTTTTGCGTGGATTTCGGCCAGGCCGACTTTTACGAGCCGACCCACATCAACCTCAATGACAACACCCTCGAAGGATTTCGACACAAAACCAAGCCCCTGATGGCTGTCCAGCACCACCCCGAGGCCGGGCCCGGGCCCCATGACTGCCGTTCGTTCTTCGACCGATTTGTTTCCATGTTGGACGACGAGGTTGGCAAACGCTAG
- a CDS encoding homoserine dehydrogenase yields the protein MSGELIRLGLGGLGTVGTGLAKILAANADWIERRLGRRVVIKTALVRDPDKVRDMPQNPHSPNPVHLTTNIQDLLGDPELDIVVELMGGKDTAYELISSSLRAGRHVVTANKALLAERGNELFALAAEHGVGLGYEASIAGGIPIVQTLKEGLAGNRISVLTGILNGTANFILSEMTTRGLDFQTALRQAQVKGYAEADPTLDIEGMDAAHKLILLIRLAHGQDYPLTSLPVTGITHVEPQDIAFAEEFGYRIKLIAQVRETDGLLDAGVFTALVRREAILGKVDGPFNAVLLDGDAVGPIMLYGQGAGDLPTGSAVLADIMGLVRNGRAPDNTGFQNVPLPRARILAPEQFRSRHYFRFSVHDRPGVLASIAGVLGQRNISIAQVVQKGSPEGRSVPVVFVTHKALARDVQAAIREIDQQSFIAAPTVHHRILSSPA from the coding sequence ATGTCCGGAGAGCTGATTCGTTTGGGTCTGGGCGGCCTGGGAACAGTGGGAACGGGACTGGCCAAGATCCTGGCCGCCAATGCGGACTGGATCGAACGCCGCCTGGGCCGCCGCGTGGTGATCAAAACCGCCTTGGTCCGGGATCCGGACAAGGTCCGGGACATGCCTCAAAATCCCCATTCTCCCAACCCCGTGCACCTGACCACGAATATTCAGGATCTGCTGGGCGATCCGGAACTGGACATTGTCGTGGAGCTGATGGGCGGCAAGGACACGGCTTACGAACTCATCAGCTCGTCGCTGCGTGCCGGACGACATGTGGTCACGGCCAACAAGGCCCTGCTGGCCGAACGAGGCAACGAACTCTTTGCCCTGGCCGCGGAGCATGGCGTGGGCCTGGGGTATGAGGCCAGCATTGCCGGGGGCATTCCCATTGTCCAGACCCTCAAGGAAGGACTGGCCGGTAACCGGATTTCGGTCCTCACCGGGATACTCAACGGCACGGCCAACTTTATTCTTTCGGAAATGACCACCCGTGGTCTGGACTTCCAGACCGCTCTGCGCCAAGCCCAGGTCAAGGGCTACGCCGAGGCCGACCCCACCCTGGATATCGAGGGCATGGACGCGGCTCACAAGCTGATCCTGCTGATCCGCCTGGCCCATGGCCAGGATTACCCGCTGACCAGCCTGCCGGTCACGGGCATCACCCACGTGGAACCGCAGGACATCGCCTTTGCCGAGGAGTTCGGTTACCGGATCAAATTGATCGCCCAGGTTCGGGAGACCGATGGACTGCTGGATGCCGGGGTGTTCACGGCCCTGGTTCGCCGGGAGGCCATCCTGGGCAAGGTGGACGGGCCGTTCAACGCCGTTCTGCTGGATGGCGACGCCGTGGGGCCGATCATGCTCTATGGCCAGGGTGCCGGAGACCTGCCCACGGGCAGCGCGGTGCTTGCGGATATCATGGGCTTGGTGCGTAACGGCCGGGCTCCCGACAACACCGGCTTTCAAAACGTCCCTCTGCCCCGGGCGCGTATTTTGGCCCCTGAACAGTTTCGCTCCAGGCACTATTTCCGCTTTTCCGTCCACGATCGTCCCGGAGTGCTGGCCAGCATCGCCGGAGTCCTGGGGCAGCGCAACATCAGCATTGCCCAGGTGGTTCAAAAGGGTTCTCCTGAAGGACGCAGCGTCCCCGTGGTCTTTGTCACTCACAAAGCCCTGGCCCGCGATGTCCAGGCAGCCATCCGGGAAATCGACCAGCAAAGCTTTATCGCCGCACCCACGGTGCACCACAGAATTTTGTCCTCCCCGGCATGA
- a CDS encoding fumarate reductase flavoprotein subunit codes for MQTFQTDLLCIGAGLAGERVAIEAATAGFDVTCLSLVPARRSHSSAAQGGMQAALGNCAMGEGDSPDVHFEDTVKGSDWGCDQEVARLFCDNAPIAMRQLAAWGVPWNRVVPGKSTYFKGGKLFEKEELQEKEGLITARAFGGTAKWRTCYTSDGTGHTVLYTMDNRAVQLGVVVHDKVEALSLIHDGENCLGAVVRCLKTGELRTYLARVTLIATGGFGRIYRESTNAVINDGGGLIIALDTGLVPLGNMEAVQFHPTGIVPTDILVTEGCRGDGGTLLDKNEHRFMPDYEPDKAELASRDVVSRWMTHHMRQGLGVSSPYGDHLWLDIRHLGCQHLATKLREVDEICKNFLGIDPAVDLIPVRPTQHYSMGGVRTDKDGLAYGLKGLFAAGEAACWDMHGFNRLGGNSLAETVVAGMIIGAKVVTYLQNHHVSFPTGLVRDTTAAQQDRIKRLISGKSGRENVFAVRNAMYDALMHGAGIFRNGKDLEACVQTLQEVHARSEKIGLRSNGRGANPELALALRLPGMVRLALCVAQGALQRTESRGSHAREDHPERNDRDWLVRTLATWQPGASLPSLTFEPASTVWSIPPGERGYGGGKIIPATPTA; via the coding sequence ATGCAGACCTTTCAAACAGACCTCCTGTGCATCGGAGCCGGACTGGCCGGCGAGCGGGTGGCCATTGAGGCCGCGACTGCCGGATTTGACGTCACCTGCTTAAGCCTTGTTCCCGCCCGTCGCTCTCATTCCTCCGCAGCCCAGGGAGGCATGCAGGCAGCCTTGGGCAACTGCGCCATGGGTGAAGGAGATTCCCCGGATGTCCACTTCGAGGACACAGTCAAAGGCTCGGACTGGGGCTGCGACCAGGAAGTGGCCCGGCTGTTTTGCGACAACGCCCCCATTGCCATGCGCCAGTTGGCGGCCTGGGGCGTGCCCTGGAACCGGGTCGTTCCCGGCAAGTCCACCTACTTCAAGGGCGGAAAGCTTTTTGAAAAGGAGGAACTGCAGGAAAAAGAAGGGCTGATCACGGCCCGAGCCTTTGGCGGCACCGCCAAATGGCGGACCTGCTATACCTCCGACGGGACCGGGCACACCGTACTGTACACCATGGACAACCGAGCCGTACAGCTGGGCGTTGTCGTGCACGACAAGGTCGAAGCCCTCAGCCTGATCCACGACGGGGAAAACTGTCTGGGGGCCGTGGTTCGCTGTTTGAAAACCGGAGAACTGCGCACCTACCTGGCCCGGGTCACGCTGATCGCCACCGGCGGCTTCGGCCGCATCTATCGGGAGTCCACCAACGCCGTGATCAACGACGGCGGTGGACTGATCATCGCCCTGGACACCGGCCTGGTTCCCCTGGGCAATATGGAGGCGGTCCAGTTCCACCCCACGGGCATTGTACCCACGGACATCCTGGTCACCGAAGGCTGCCGCGGTGATGGTGGGACATTGCTGGACAAGAACGAACACCGCTTCATGCCCGATTACGAACCGGACAAGGCAGAGCTGGCCTCCCGAGACGTGGTCTCCCGCTGGATGACCCATCACATGCGCCAGGGTCTGGGCGTATCCAGCCCGTACGGCGATCATCTCTGGCTGGACATCCGTCACCTGGGCTGCCAGCACTTGGCCACCAAGCTGCGGGAAGTGGATGAAATCTGCAAAAACTTCCTGGGAATCGATCCCGCAGTTGACCTGATCCCAGTCCGCCCCACCCAGCATTACAGCATGGGCGGGGTGCGCACCGACAAGGACGGGCTGGCCTATGGCCTGAAAGGCTTGTTTGCCGCTGGAGAAGCCGCCTGTTGGGACATGCACGGCTTCAACCGTCTGGGCGGCAACTCCCTGGCGGAAACCGTTGTCGCCGGCATGATTATCGGGGCGAAGGTCGTGACTTATCTCCAAAACCACCATGTTTCCTTTCCCACCGGCCTGGTCCGGGACACGACCGCCGCCCAGCAAGACCGCATCAAGCGCCTGATCTCGGGTAAAAGCGGTCGGGAAAACGTTTTTGCCGTGCGTAATGCCATGTATGACGCGCTCATGCATGGTGCCGGTATTTTTCGAAACGGCAAGGACCTGGAGGCCTGCGTGCAAACCCTCCAGGAGGTCCATGCCCGATCCGAAAAAATTGGGCTGCGTTCCAACGGCCGGGGTGCCAACCCGGAACTGGCCCTGGCCTTGCGCCTGCCGGGCATGGTCCGACTGGCCCTGTGTGTGGCGCAGGGCGCGCTGCAGCGCACGGAAAGCCGAGGGAGCCATGCCCGGGAAGACCATCCGGAACGCAACGACCGTGATTGGCTGGTGCGCACCCTGGCCACATGGCAGCCTGGGGCATCTCTGCCAAGCTTGACGTTTGAACCGGCCTCCACTGTCTGGAGCATCCCACCGGGCGAACGGGGCTACGGTGGCGGCAAGATTATCCCCGCCACGCCAACAGCTTGA
- a CDS encoding Fe-S-containing hydro-lyase translates to MSREYSLQAPLRDEDVIHLKIGDRVLLSGIIYSARDAAHKKIIQALEEGTEPPFPLKGAVIYYVGPSPAPEGRPIGSAGPTTSYRMDSYTPRLHSLGVKATIGKGKRSQEVKDALVRHNAVYFGATGGAGALLSQRIVSSKIIAFEDLGPEAVRELVVRDFPLLVVNDAFGGELYAKPNLPD, encoded by the coding sequence GTGAGCAGGGAATATTCGTTACAGGCCCCTCTGCGCGACGAAGACGTCATCCACCTCAAGATCGGCGACCGGGTGCTGCTCTCCGGAATCATTTATTCGGCCCGGGACGCGGCCCACAAAAAGATTATTCAGGCCCTGGAAGAGGGAACCGAGCCGCCCTTTCCGCTCAAGGGCGCGGTCATCTACTATGTCGGCCCTTCCCCGGCACCGGAAGGCCGCCCCATCGGCTCCGCCGGCCCCACCACCAGCTACCGTATGGACAGCTACACCCCGCGGCTGCACTCTCTCGGGGTCAAGGCGACCATCGGCAAGGGCAAGCGCAGCCAGGAGGTCAAGGACGCCCTGGTCCGCCACAACGCGGTGTATTTCGGAGCCACCGGCGGTGCCGGGGCCCTGCTCTCCCAGCGCATCGTCTCTTCGAAAATCATTGCCTTCGAGGACCTCGGACCGGAAGCCGTCCGGGAACTGGTGGTCCGGGACTTTCCCTTGCTGGTGGTCAACGACGCCTTTGGCGGCGAACTCTACGCCAAGCCGAACCTGCCCGATTAG
- a CDS encoding aminotransferase class I/II-fold pyridoxal phosphate-dependent enzyme, with the protein MEQFPRVHRLPPYVFAVVNELKARMRHQGEDIIDLGMGNPDLATPKHIVDKLCEAAHKATNHRYSASKGIPKLRLAICDWYWRRYGVELNPDQESVVTLGAKEGLAHLAMVMLSPGDVVFAQDPTYPIHPFSAIIAGADVRRIPIGRDRNFFEDLMVATRQTWPQPKVLIISYPHNPTTQCVDLAFFERIVDFAKEHKMYVIHDLAYADLTFDGYQAPSFLQAKGAKDVGVEFFSLSKSYSMAGWRVGFCAGNRDMVQALTRIKSYLDYGMFQPIQIAAIIALNGPQDCVQEIVDTYKDRRDALIDGLHRIGWNVPSPKATMFVWAQIPEEFRQMGSVEFSKLLLREGKVAVSPGLGFGNYGDDHVRFALVENRHRINQAIRGLRKVISGEACPES; encoded by the coding sequence ATGGAACAATTCCCCCGCGTACACCGACTGCCTCCCTATGTTTTCGCCGTGGTCAACGAACTCAAGGCCCGGATGCGGCACCAGGGTGAGGACATTATCGACCTGGGCATGGGCAATCCGGACCTGGCCACACCCAAGCACATCGTGGACAAGCTCTGCGAAGCCGCGCACAAGGCCACCAACCACCGCTATTCCGCCTCCAAGGGCATCCCCAAACTTCGTCTGGCCATATGCGATTGGTACTGGCGCAGATACGGCGTGGAATTGAACCCGGACCAGGAGTCCGTGGTCACTTTGGGTGCCAAGGAAGGCTTGGCCCACCTGGCCATGGTCATGCTCAGCCCTGGGGATGTAGTTTTTGCCCAGGACCCCACCTACCCCATCCACCCATTCTCGGCGATCATCGCCGGCGCGGACGTGCGGCGGATCCCCATTGGCCGTGACCGGAACTTTTTCGAAGACCTGATGGTGGCCACCCGCCAGACTTGGCCCCAGCCCAAGGTGCTGATCATCTCTTATCCGCATAATCCCACCACCCAGTGCGTGGATCTGGCCTTTTTCGAGAGGATCGTGGACTTTGCCAAGGAACACAAGATGTACGTGATCCACGACCTGGCCTATGCCGATCTGACCTTTGACGGCTATCAGGCCCCCAGCTTCCTGCAGGCCAAAGGCGCCAAGGACGTGGGCGTGGAGTTTTTCTCGCTTTCCAAAAGTTACTCCATGGCCGGATGGCGGGTGGGTTTTTGCGCGGGCAACCGGGACATGGTCCAGGCCTTGACCCGGATCAAAAGCTACCTGGACTACGGCATGTTCCAGCCCATCCAGATTGCGGCGATCATCGCCCTGAACGGCCCCCAGGACTGCGTCCAGGAAATCGTGGACACATACAAGGACCGCCGCGACGCCCTGATCGACGGCCTGCATCGTATTGGCTGGAATGTTCCCTCCCCCAAGGCGACCATGTTCGTTTGGGCGCAAATTCCCGAAGAGTTTCGCCAAATGGGCTCGGTGGAATTTTCCAAGCTGCTGCTTCGCGAGGGCAAGGTTGCCGTGTCGCCGGGACTGGGTTTTGGCAACTACGGCGACGACCACGTCCGATTTGCGCTGGTGGAGAACCGCCATCGCATCAACCAGGCGATTCGTGGATTGCGCAAGGTCATCTCGGGGGAAGCATGTCCGGAGAGCTGA